CGTCGGATGATCGCAAGACCGGAGACAATTTCTGACAGAGAGATTAAATTGATGCTATCTGAGGCCAAGCGCTTCAAGGTATTGGATGAAGGCGAAGAGGAGTTCGGCTTCCAGATACTCAAATTTGGCAAGATGACCGTAAGCCAAATAGTGACTCCGCGGCAGAAGGTGGTGGGCGTCGAGTCCACGTCAAGTCTTGAACACGCCAGGAAGGTGGTTACTGAAGAGAAACATTCCAGGATATGTGTCTTTGATGAAAAGAGCGAAGTTATTGGTATCCTCTACGCTAAGGATCTCTTTATGCATAGTATACGAAAGCAGCAGCCAGAAACAACCATCAAGGACATGATGCGAGAACTCTACGTGGTCCCCGAAACGAAGCATTTAGACAACTTGCTGGGGGAATTCAGGAAGAAAGGTATCCATATAAGCATCGTCGTAGATGAATTCGGGAATTTCACCGGCATAGTTACACTAGAAGATATTTTAGAGTCTCTTTTTGGGGAGATCATTGATGAGTATGATGAAATCGCAGATCTGCCTTACAAGAAAATTGACGCAAACACTTTTCTATTCGAGGGAGACATCAATATCGGCGATCTTGCGCGCATCCTGCAGGTCGAGCCATTCGCCGATGAAGGCGAGAGGCTCGCGGGGTATATCCTAAACCATTTCGGTGGTATTCCTAGTGAGAAAGCACGAATTCATATATCGGGTCTCGAGTTGACGGTCGAGGAAATTCATGACCGTATCATCGAGAAGGTACTGGTGAGGAAGCTGTGACAGATTTCATTTTGCCGCTCATACTATCCATTAGCATCGGTGTTTTTACAGCAAGCGAAACTGCCCTCGTAAGTATTGAAAGAGTAAAGATACTCAAAGCAAAGTGGGAGAAGAAGAGATGGGCATTACGGCTTGAAAAGTTCATCACTCGTCCCGAAAGATTCTTCTCCACGATTCTGGTTTGCGAGAACTTCATAATTGTTGTTGCATCGACTCTCTACGCAAGATTCTTCGTCGACATAATGGGTAGTAATGGTATCATCGTATCTACGGTCACATTATCCCTCTTCTCTCTACTCTTTGGGCAATTCATACCTAAATCGATTGCCCTCTCTCATCCGGTCAGCACAATGGCTACACTATCTAATGTGATTTATTATATCGAGATCGTGACCTATCCGGTCGTTTGGCTATATGCTAACATGGCAAAGTATGTTGCGATTCTCTTCCGCAGCACAAGTGAATCTCATTCAACCCAGCGTCTTGATATTGTACATGCGATGAGCGAATACGAAGAAGAAGCCAGCAAGCTTGCTTCCCGGCTCTTCAACTTTTCAACAAGAAGAGTTGGTGAAGTCATGATCCCAATGGATGCTGCCTTTATGTGTACACAAGGTTATGAGCTCGACACAATTGTGAAAAGCGAAACCAGGATATTTACGCGGATCCCTGTCTACGTCGGTACACGGAACAATATTATCGGTATATTCAATATCAAGGACTATCTCTATTCAGGCGAAATTACGTTACGTGAACCTTTCTTCGTACGTGCTGATGAAAGGTGCATGACAATATTCCTTGCGATGAAGCAAAAAGGGGAACACATGGCAATCGTCATCGATGGAGAACATCAAGTAGGGATAGTAACACTTGAAGATTTGATCGAAGAGTTGGTTGGTGAAATCAGAGATGAAAAATGAAGTGATTACATTATGGTATAATTCTGTCTCTGCTCCGTTCTCAGGAGCATTTTTTTTCGAATAATTCTTTCAGCTTTGACGGTAGTACAACATCCTTGAGTTCGATGCTGCGCATTTCATGCAGGAATATGTGTTCTTTCGCTTCGGCCGAGAGTCTCTCGTTAATGATGAAGTAGGATTTATCTCTCAATCGGCAATATCCTCCTTTACCGAAAAACCTATCATATTTGACGACGATCGAAAGCTTCTCACAGAGTTCCTCGAAAAGCGCGAGCGTGGGCGTCTTCTTCACTTATTACCTCCGAATAGCTTGGAAATGAAGCCCTTTTTCGATGTACTGAGCCGTACCACACCTAATTTTGCGCGCTTATGTTTTGAGTCCCAGGTAAGTACCTGTTTGTATGAACGAAGGGCTTCTTTTGTCTTACCGACGAATTCAAACGCCAATCCAATGTTGTAATGCATTGTCGGGTTGAATAATTCCTTTTTTAGTGCATGTTCTAGTTTTTTGAACCCGTCGGATTGGTTTCTTTTTGTATATACTTGTGCAAGTCCCAGGTATGAAAGATACAATGGGCGCATGTCATAGCTGTACGCAGTCTTGAGTAGATTGAGGGCAGGCCATGGCTCCCCGTTATTTATGTGCTCTACCGCCCGGTTGAAGAGATTTTGCGCTTGGATTTCCTTTGCTTCGTCTGCATCTGTAGTGTATTTGGTTAGGGATTGGTCGTATTTGGCCCGAAGTTTCTCATCCGATAGAGTTCGGTATGCTGCCGTTACGCGTGAGAATATTTCGTGTGCCTTTTGTTTCTCTCGCGCATCGGCAAAACGATCGGGGTGATATTTCTGCACGAGCCCGAGATAAGCTCTCTTTATCTCCCCGGGAGTTGCGTTCTGCATAATACCCAATATGGAGTAGTAATTATCCATGCCTGGTTAGGTGATATGTATATCCATTATTGGATCGACTTCCTTCGTTTTAACTGGACGAATCGTACCATGCCGCATCTGGAGCATACATATTTTTTCTTCTTGTGATGTGTGCCTCTTTTCTCGATCATTCTTTGCCGGCACCTCGGGCAAATCATTTCTTTTTTTTCTTTGTTTCTTCAAGTTTCTTTTTGACTTCGTTGAGGCGGATTTCAGCATTGCCATGGCCACGATCGATCTTGAGTGTTTTTTCGTATGTTTGCACCGCTTCCGAATACCTTTCGGCGCCCTCATATGCAAGCCCCAGATAATAATACGTCTCTGGGTCGTGAGGGTTTATTCTAAGCGCCTCGCTGAATTTTGTTATTGCTTTTCCATAATCCTTACTTAATAAGTACGCCTGACCTACTTCTAGTAAAACCTCAAATTCTCCTGTTTCCATCCTTTTTCCTATTTAGTTGATGACTCCTTAATAGTGTCATTTGCGGTTGTCATCGATTCTCTTTATTGTATCACTGGAATACTCTCGACGTTTTTCAGGGTGGTCAGTCATGAAGTGCAGACCACGGGATTCTTTACGCTCGAGTGCACTTTCAATGATGAGCTTTGCGATTACGGTCGTGTTGCGCGACTCGGCGTTGATTATGTGGATACCGTCTTCAAAGAGGTCCCTGAATTTCGCTATCATAGATTGTGCCGCACGTAGTGCTTTTTCATTCCTGATCAACCCGACATTTTGGTCCATTATCTCCTTGATTTGAAACATCAGGTTCGGACCGGTCCTGGCACTTTGCTTAATCTGTACCTTTTTTGCCGGGCTGACGTTTTTCATTTCCTTTACCCGTTCTGATGCTCGGCTGGCGAACACCAGTGCTTCGAGCAGGGAATTCGACGCGAGTCGATTCGCCCCGTGCACTCCTGTACAGCTGCATTCACCCAGTGCAAATAATCTGGGTATAGAGGATTCTGCCCATTCATTAACCTGTATCCCGCCACAGAGGTAGTGCGCTGCCGGTACTACAGGGATTGGTTCACGTGTGATGTCGATACCCCAGGAGAGGCAGGTTTCGTAGATTGTAGGGAAGCGATTCTTAATAAAATCCGCCTGGAGGTGGGCTACATCGAGAAGCACGTATTTGGCATTTGTCGCGATCATTTCACTCAAGCATGCGCGGGCGACGACATCACGTGGTGCTAGATTTCCAGCCCTTGCATATTTTTCCATGAACGCGGTCCCGTCTTTTGTTTTCAGTGTCCCTCCTTCGCCACGCACTGCTTCCGAGATGAGAAAGGAGCGTCCGTCGATCTTTATGTTGTATACCGCAGTCGGGTGAAATTGCACGAATTCCATATTTGCTATTTTTGCTCCAGCACGATATGCCATTGCAATACCGTCACCCGTAGCGATCGGGGGATTTGTAGTATGCTGGTATACCTGGCCAATGCCGCCCGTTGCCAAAACCGTCACGTTTGCATATATTATGTCGATCTGACGCGTGTCCGCATCAAGGTAATAGATACCAAGGCAATCGCCGTTCTGGATGAGAAGGTCCAGCGCGATTTCATTTTCGCTTATGGACACGCCAGCTTTCTTGGTTTCCTCGAGCAGCACTCTTTCTATTTCTTGCCCGGTATAGTCCTTCGCATGCACGATGCGTCTTCTGGAATGACCGCCTTCTTGTCCAAGGTCAAAGTTGCCCTGGGGATCCATTGAAAATCGACATCCCATGGACTGGAGTTCTTGCACCAATCCGGGTCCTTCGTGCACCATGGTCGCAACCGCATCCTCATGGCATAAACCCTCGCCTGCCTTCACAGTATCCTCTATATGATACTGCGGAGCATCATCCCTGCCAAATACGGCCGCGATTCCACCTTGCGCATAATTGGTGCTGGAATCTGCTTTTCTTTTTTTTGTGAGGACTGATACTTTGCCATACTTGGCTGCTTTGGTAGCAAAAGTCAACCCGGCAATGCCCGAACCTACGACCAGAAAATCTACCTGCTTAGGCATTACGTAATTCTATACATTCGCACCAAAAAGTCAACAATATTATTCAGAATATTGACTCAAAATGGGCAATTAGTATAATTAAATGTGACGTCACGGCAGGCGAAGAAGAGAATAGAACGTTTACGTAGAGAATTAGATTATCATGACTACCGTTATTATGTGCTCAACCAGCCAGAAATTTCTGATATCGAGTATGATCGTCTCTATAAAGAGCTGGAAGAACTCGAACGAGCACATCCAGAGTATGTGACCCCAGATTCGCCAACCCAGCGCGTTGGCGGTGAACCGCTACGTGAATTCAAGACAGTGGAGCATAGGATCAAGATGCTCAGTCTGGATAATACCTACTCAGAGCAGGAAGTCAGGGATTTTGACAAAAGGATAAGAAAAATAGTAGAGACACCGGTCAAATATGAAACGACATTGAAGATCGATGGCGTGGCAGTAACGCTGAACTATCAGCACGGCAACTTTGTGCGGGGCGCCACACGGGGTGACGGAGTGTATGGTGATGAAATAACACAGAATCTGAGGACGATACGATCGGTCCCGCTCCATCTCTTGACTGAGGCAGCCGATTTGCAGGATATTGAGGTCAGGGGAGAGGTCTATCTGCCGAAGGCATCTTTCAAGGCGTTGAACCGAGAGCGTGAAAAATCCGGTGAACCGCTGTTTGCCAATCCTCGGAATGCCGCTGCCGGTACACTAAAACTGCAGGACCCCCGTGCCGTCGCCGATAGAGGTCTGGATATCTTCATCCATACGGTTCCGGTGTCACCGGGAGCGAATTACAGGTCACACTATGCGGTGCTAAGGCTTTTGCACGAGGCAGGATTTAAGGTCATACCACATGTAGAACTCTGTAGAAGCATTGATGAGGTTTTCGACTACATTGCGTACTGGCGGGACAGGCGAGATAAGCTTGATTATGAGGTGGATGGTCTGGTTATCAAGGTCGATGATTTCCATGCCCGTGAAACAATTGGTTTTACAGCGAAAAGCCCGAAGTGGGCTATTGCCTTCAAATATCCAGCACGACAGGCGATCACTGAATTGACGGATATCCAGCTGCAGGTTGGTCGTACCGGCAGGATAACACCCGTGGCTCTGCTCGATCCGGTTTCTCTGTCAGGATCGACCATATCGCGGGCAACCTTGCACAACGAGGATGAAATAAAACGGCGTGAAATCAAAATTGGCGATCATGTGGTCATCGAGAAGGGTGGCGAGGTGATCCCCAAGGTCGTTGAGGTCGTTAAGGAGAAACGGACAGGCAGGGAGAAGACATTTCGTTTTCCAAGCAGATGCCCGGTCTGCAATCAGAAGATCTATCGCTTGCCAGATGAAGCTGACTGGCGTTGCGTTAATTCCTCTTGCCCGGCTCAAATAAAAGGGAAAATCCTTCATTTCGCGTCTAGGCAAGCCATGGATATAGAAGGGTTGGGGTATGTTCTGGTCAACAAACTCGTAGATGTGGGGCTCGTAAGTGGTTTTGACGATATCTATAGGCTTGATGCAGCTACGGTAGCAGATATCGAACGTATGGGTAAAACCTCTGCTCAGAACCTTATCGCTGGCATTGATCAGAGCAAGAAGCGGCCATTCACGAGCGTTCTGTATGCTCTCGGCATACCAAATATCGGAATCAATGCCTCACACTTGCTCGTGGAGAAATTCACCAATATCAATAGCATAGTAAAAGCTTCGGTTGAAGAATTGATTCAAATTGATGGAATTGGGGAGATACTTGCTACAAGTATAAAAAATTACTTTAGTATTAAGAAGAACGTTGACACGATTAATAATCTCAAGAAATTCGGTCTCAATTTCAGCCTAAAACCTGTAAGAACCACGGAGAGCCTTCTGACCGGCAAGACTTTCGTCTTTTCAGGTGAGCTGAAGTCCATGACCAGGGATGAAGCACAGGAAGTTGTGCGTAAGCTTGGTGGTCATCCATCGTCGAGTGTATCCAAGAAAACAGACTACCTGGTAAAAGGAATAGAACCTGGTTCTAAGTACGACAAGGCTTTGAGACTGGGCGTAAAGATTATTGATGAACAAAAATTTCTGCGAATGACAGAAATTAAGTAACAATCATCGGAACACTCAGGGAAACTTCGTTTTTTCCGTCAATTCTTCCGAGGTTTCCCCTAATTTCTTATTTGAAATGGCAATCTTAAGGGATATGGGTTTACTTACCGACAGGACCTGTTAGAATTTGAACTTATAGCTAACGCTTACCTTATCAATATCAGTTTCCACATCAAAGCCATGCATTTTGGCCCCTACGTAGGCATCTGCTAATGAAAAACCGAAGGTGAACAACCCCCACCAGAGCATGGAGTTGCGTTTTGTATAGTCATCGTCACGATGGTACTTGTAGGCATAATAGCCGATGGCGATTTCAGCAGCTCCAATAACTACGCCGGTTACATAGCGCTCCGTGTAGAATTGCCCGCCGCCAGGAATCACACACAAAAGCATTGCCACGTTAGAATTTTTCTCCGCCGTCGCCAGACCGACAGACATAAGGAGCAATACGATCATGCAGAATAGTGTTTTTCGGTATAAAATGGCAATCACTTGATAAATTTGTATTCAAAGCGTTCGACTGAATCGACTGCAACGTACATGGATAGATTTCGGTACTTGATGTGCTGTTCAGTAAAAAACCTGAGAAGATCACCTGCCCGCGTGAACGCATTTGGCGCGGTCAGGTAGATCTCTACACCTCTATTACGCAGGTCGAACTTCCGTAGAATTTCGACTTCGGCAAACGGTGTAAGCTTGTCGTTGTCAAAAAACCGGTCGGTGGCGAATCGCTCGCGTTCACCTTTGACACCCTGTTCGCCTCTGAGAACGCCCTCCCACATCGAGATTTCCTCGCGTAATTCAGTGACATCTTTCTTGAGCGGGGCATATTTTGTGCGATATGCATAAAAGAGCGCTGCCACCAGCAAAATTGCGATTATCCAACCCAGATATTTCATAATCTCTTCATCGCTTTCTGAATACCTTCCTTTTTCTTCAGGAAGGCTTCAAGACGTTCTCTTTCCCTCTGTTTGGTTGTTTCGTTTGCTTTATTCATGTAATTCGGATTGTTCAAACGGTGCTTGATCTCATCGATCCGTTTTGCGAGAAAATCAATTTCGCTGTCCAGGCGCCCTTTTTCCTTAGCTATGTCGATCCCTGATAGTATAACGTAGCACTCCATATCAGACATGATGATGCTCGCCATCGCTTCTTTGCCCGGTCGAGAATACATGATAGTTTCTGTAAGGGATAATTTCTTTACAATATCTTCATTCCCTTTGAAGAAACCTGTAATATCATCATCCGCATTTATTGTGATATTCAGTTTTTCTTTTGCATTAATATTGAAGATTCCACGGACATTACGGATTTCTTCAATCAGATGGACGAGCCGATCGACATGCTGAGCATCCTTCTTGATGCTGATCTTATCCGGCCAAGTCTCGAGCATGATGCTTTCTTTCTGGAACCCGAATTTCTGATATAACTCTTCGGTGATAAACGGCATGAACGGGTGCAGGGTCACCAGCAATTGCTTCAGTAAATATCTTGCTACAGCGGAAGGTTTCGCCTTCAGGAACTCCAGATACCAATCGCAGAACGTATGCCAGACAAAATCATATATCTCTTTTGTTGTTGCATTGATTTCATAAGTAGCGAAATTTTCTTCAACTTTCGACAGCAGTGTGTTAAAGCGGCCTATAACCCAGGCATCGTACACCGAGATTCGTTCAATATCGAATTCCCCATCGGCTGCAGTGATCGATATCAATCTTGCGGCATTCCACAATTTGTTACAGAATTTCCTGCCCACATCAATAGATTTTTCAGTGAAGAGAACATCCTGCTCTCGCGGTGTTATCAAGAGCAAGCCGAATCTCAGCGCGTCAGCACCATATTTCTCTATGAGTTGTATAGGATCGGGTGAGTTGCCCAGGCTTTTGGACATCTTTCGTCCTTTATCGTCGCGGATCATGACGTGAAATGCGACGTCCGTGAAGGGAACTTGTTTGGTAAATTCCAATCCTGCCATGATCATACGCGCGACCCATAGATATATTATGTCCCAACCGGTAACGAGTGTTTGAGTAGGGTAGAAGCGACGGTAATCCTCGGTATCAGCTGGCCAGCCGAGTGTTGCGAAAGGCCACAACCATGAAGAGAACCACGTATCGAGGACGTCTTCATCCTGGTATATATCTACCGAGCCGCAATTAGAGCAACGGTCAGGTTTTGCTTCGGCAACCGTGATACCTTGCTCTGAATCAGCACTATCAGGGTCGTAGCAGGAATTACAGTAGTATACCGGTATGCGGTGCCCCCACCAGAGCTGCCGTGAAATGCACCAGTCTCTTACATTTTCCATCCAGTAATTGTAAAGGTTCACCCACCTCTGAGGGAAAATGCGTACCCTGCTTTCTTTTACCGCTTTGAGCGCCGGGTCGGCCAGTGGTTTCATTCTAACGAACCATTGTTTTGAGATTCTCGGCTCAATCGCAGTGTCACAGCGCTCGCATTTTGCGAGCGGTAGTTTGTAGTCTTCGATCTTTTCAAGCAAGCCCGAAGCTTTTAACTGTTCGACAATCTTCTTTCTTGCTTCGTAACGGTCCTGTCCGTTGAACTGCCGGGTAAGGGCATTCAGAGTGCCGTCCGGATTCATGATATCAATGAAATCAAGTTTATGCTTCTTCGCCAGCTCAAAATCGAACGGATCATGCGCCGGGGTGACCTTCAGTGCGCCCGTACCGAACTCCGGGTCAACGTATTCATCAGAAATGATGGGTATTTCCCTTTCCATGATCGGTAGGATAGCCCGGCGGCCGATGAATGCTTTATATCGTTTATCACGTGGATTGACGCATACAGCTGTATCCCCAAGCATTGTTTCAGGTCTGGTCGTAGCGACGGTTATGTATTCATCGCTGCTGGCTATCGGATATCTGATAAAGTATAGTTTGCCGGGTTTCTCCTCGGTTTCTACCTGTTCGTCAGAGAGCGCGGTCAGGCACCGCGGGCACCAGTTAATAATATATTCCCCCCGGTAGATCAGACCCTTATTGTACATGTCAACGAATACCTTTATTACTTTCTTAGAGTAATTCTCAGAGAGCGTGAATTGTTCACGAGACCAGTCTAGGGCGTAGCCGGCTCTTTTCAATTGTTCCCGAATAATCTGGGCAGATTCTTCCTTCCATTTCCATACTTCCTCCACGAATTTTTCCCTACCCAGCTCCTCTTTTGTAATACTCCTGCTGCGTAGCTTTTCTTCGACCACTACTTGAGTAGCGATTCCAGCATGGTCCATACCCATCAACCATAAGGTTTCGTGTCCGGTAAGCTTCTTGTATCTTATGAGTATGTCTTGAAGGGAATTATTGAGAACGTGCCCCAGGGTAAGTCGTCCCGTGACATTGGGTAGGGGTATCATGATTGTGTAGGGTGGTTTGTCCGAATTGATATCTGGCGTGAAGAACTTCGATTCTAACCAGAAATCGTATAACTTTTTCTCCATTTCGGCAGGATCATACCGGCTGGGAAATTCTTTCATAGTGTAAATATACACATTTGTGCACGTATGTCAACGTGGGACGGGAATACGATACTTTCGTTAATTCCGTTACTTTCGTTAATCCCGTTGAAGACTGAGATTGCTTCGCCAGAAAACGGCTCGCAATGACACGCGCGCGGTGTCTCCGTCGCGAATTATGCCCACGCCATGTTTCTTCAAATCTTGATTTGATTGGAAATCTGAGCGTGCCAAATCTCTGCTTAGGTGAATCTTTGATTTGCCCCGCTTCCGTTGAGCGGGATTCTCGCAAATTTGGTCTCCAATACCGTTCGACAATTTGCGGAAGCAGCAGAATTCAGTGTCCGAAGGCCGCGAGGGATGAGGGGATCTCCGATTCTCCAGCATGGCGTGTCTTCAGGAGCGCAGCGATATGAATTCAGCGTAAGCATGTCTGCAGCGTGAGCATACTCCAGTCCGTAATACGGACGTGTCTTCAACGATAGGGTGTCTCCAGCAAAGCGGGACATCCCCGGGGACAGGCACCTTACGGAGCCAGTCCCCTTGTTACCAATGTTTTCCTCTATGCGCCATGCGCTATGCCCTTTGCATAATAATCAAGTAGCGCCATTGCTCTATGCATGATGGCCTTTCAGTGTCTCAGTGTGTCCTTTATTTCAGTGTGTTCAGTATCTAGTGCTGGCACTTCGGGCAGTACCTGGTGCCTCGATTGCCGATCTTCTTCAGCGCTATCATGGTGCCGCATTTTCTGCAAGGTTCACCTTCTCGCCCGTATACGCAAAGGAAATTCTGGAAATTACCATCCTTCCCGTCGGTTCTTGTGTAGTCAGAGACCGATGTGCCAAAATTGAGGATTCCTTCGGTTATCACATCTCTCAACGCTTTTGTGAGTTTCTCTATTTCTCTGTTCGTTATCCGATTGGCCCTTCTCAGCGGTCTAATGCCAGCGCGGAATAAAGCTTCGTCAGAATATATATTACCCATGCCCGCGCAGATATTTTGGTCCAGGAGAAGCGATTTTATCCTTGCTTTTCGGTTCTTTATCTTTGCCTTCAAGTAATCAGGTGTGAAGTCGTCAGAAACCGGTTCACAACCGAGGTTGTAGAATCCCTTGAGGTTGGGAGGAGTATCTTTAGCCTTGATCAGATATACCCGTCCCAGCACACGAGGTTCGTTGAACAATAACTGGCAGTCGTTCAATACTAGAGCGAGTCTTGAGAATTTGTGCGGTTCAAGATGTGTTGGAATGATAGCCATGGTTCCGGAAAGACGCAGATGGAAAACAAGCCGTTTCTCGTGACCCAATTCCAGAATCAGATACTTGGCTCTTCTGCTTACGTCAAGTATTTTTTCTCCAACAATTGCTTTGCAGAATTGTGCCGGCTTCGGATGTGCTATTACGTCAGGCCGTAGTATCACACAATCAGTAATGGTTCTACCGCGGATCTTGGGTCGCAGCTCGCGGGCGATGGTTTCTACTTCTGGCAGTTCAGGCATTTCCGATTGCTTTCATTGTAACGGTCATTTTATGCCCTTGAGAATGTTTTTCAAATCTGACTCGAAGTCCTTTATTTTCTTATCGAACTCGTTCTTGATATTTCCTTTTATTCTTTCCTGTATACGGCTACGGTCCAGAGTGAACGTAGGGGCTTTCATTTTTCCTCTTGCGATAACATCGATAATGGTCCGTCCATCTTTATCGTTGAAGAATAACCAATCACCATGGTACCGTTTGACAATATCGGAGTAATGCTTTGACAGTGTGACCGCGATATTCATGTCAACCGAACCGTTCAAGCCAATGGTTCCTCTGGCCAGAAAATCCCCTACTCGCGCGGACATTGTCCAATCGTCAGCGCTTGCACGCCCGTTCGCTATCGTAAATCCGGTATTAAGATTGTTAAATTTGACCACCTTCTGGTCTTTGAGTCCCATCCAATCCAGAAGTTTCACCATGAACTCAAAATTGTTGAACTCGCCGTTAGTGATTTTCAAATTCCCGGTTCCGTTAATATTAGATTGTACGGCTTGCTGGTCCAGTCCATTTCCGTTAAAGTTCGCAATGCCGCTAAGATCTCCTTTTACTCGATCGAAGCCAAGAAAGCGCTTGGTGACTTTCTGCGCCTGAACGGATGTCATTCTTGAATTTATCCGGTAGGGTTCAGGACTATACGCATTGTAGTAAAAGTCAAAGTTAACCTGACCATCATATGCCTGCGCCCGGCAATTCTTGAGATCGATCACCCCGTCTACATAGCTGAAATCAACATTGACATCGGTAAACTCCATATCCAAACCCGTCAGCTTTTTGACAACGACCGTGCCCTGTAAGGTCAGTGGAACGGGTTTACCCGGCTTGCTCTTGCCTGCTCTACTCGCACTGGTTCCTTTCTCTGGCAACAGTTCATCGAGATCGATGATATTTGAACGGTTATTGATCTGCACAACAGGTCTCTTGAAATTAGAGACAAAACCGCTTAGTGAGAAATCAGATCTTCCGATTCGGCCATGGCATTCACTGATTCTTGCCGCATTGTTCTGCATGGTTCCTTTGACCGTGAAATCACTGATGGGTCTACCCAATCCGATGCCATCGATCAGGCCTTCGCGAATATGGATATCTCCGAAATAGCTCAGATCGTTCATCGTTCCCTTCAATGCTATATTACCGGTGATTATACCCGATAATTTGACATCCTTCATTTCCGGGGTCAGCGATTGGAAGTCATCAAGATTCCCATTGAGTTGGGTCGAAATGTTGAAAAGCGGCGCAGGTTTATCAAGATTCGAAATGTTCCCCCCGATACTGAATTTTGTTTTGCCGATATTACCCTCTATCTTAATATCAC
This window of the candidate division WOR-3 bacterium genome carries:
- a CDS encoding valine--tRNA ligase, with product MKEFPSRYDPAEMEKKLYDFWLESKFFTPDINSDKPPYTIMIPLPNVTGRLTLGHVLNNSLQDILIRYKKLTGHETLWLMGMDHAGIATQVVVEEKLRSRSITKEELGREKFVEEVWKWKEESAQIIREQLKRAGYALDWSREQFTLSENYSKKVIKVFVDMYNKGLIYRGEYIINWCPRCLTALSDEQVETEEKPGKLYFIRYPIASSDEYITVATTRPETMLGDTAVCVNPRDKRYKAFIGRRAILPIMEREIPIISDEYVDPEFGTGALKVTPAHDPFDFELAKKHKLDFIDIMNPDGTLNALTRQFNGQDRYEARKKIVEQLKASGLLEKIEDYKLPLAKCERCDTAIEPRISKQWFVRMKPLADPALKAVKESRVRIFPQRWVNLYNYWMENVRDWCISRQLWWGHRIPVYYCNSCYDPDSADSEQGITVAEAKPDRCSNCGSVDIYQDEDVLDTWFSSWLWPFATLGWPADTEDYRRFYPTQTLVTGWDIIYLWVARMIMAGLEFTKQVPFTDVAFHVMIRDDKGRKMSKSLGNSPDPIQLIEKYGADALRFGLLLITPREQDVLFTEKSIDVGRKFCNKLWNAARLISITAADGEFDIERISVYDAWVIGRFNTLLSKVEENFATYEINATTKEIYDFVWHTFCDWYLEFLKAKPSAVARYLLKQLLVTLHPFMPFITEELYQKFGFQKESIMLETWPDKISIKKDAQHVDRLVHLIEEIRNVRGIFNINAKEKLNITINADDDITGFFKGNEDIVKKLSLTETIMYSRPGKEAMASIIMSDMECYVILSGIDIAKEKGRLDSEIDFLAKRIDEIKHRLNNPNYMNKANETTKQRERERLEAFLKKKEGIQKAMKRL
- the mutM gene encoding bifunctional DNA-formamidopyrimidine glycosylase/DNA-(apurinic or apyrimidinic site) lyase — translated: MPELPEVETIARELRPKIRGRTITDCVILRPDVIAHPKPAQFCKAIVGEKILDVSRRAKYLILELGHEKRLVFHLRLSGTMAIIPTHLEPHKFSRLALVLNDCQLLFNEPRVLGRVYLIKAKDTPPNLKGFYNLGCEPVSDDFTPDYLKAKIKNRKARIKSLLLDQNICAGMGNIYSDEALFRAGIRPLRRANRITNREIEKLTKALRDVITEGILNFGTSVSDYTRTDGKDGNFQNFLCVYGREGEPCRKCGTMIALKKIGNRGTRYCPKCQH
- a CDS encoding AsmA family protein; translated protein: MSKTIKIIIAIVSIIVVLTLAGYIAIRSFLTPEKLRQISEQIASQSLQRPVEIGSVNLSVGFGISISIRDVSIPNVKGYNAQPMIEIEKTALNLKLLPLLQRRIVIGSIDFNKFTLNLERNTSKELNVLALMPKEAKGPGWALSLDKLRLKNCELMYYDAVTKSTYRLHDINQKVSFRKNRISLTGNQLAYLPKNEIVPERDIIIENAVEYDTSSKDMNVKSIKVRMDPASLTISGQIERGESIDLHGEIAVDKMSRLTELLPEKYRFEKLDGALKSEFSISGTTKEPAIEGSCQIEDVTIVPKGMSRAVEQINGAFAFTRSSIRDIKIEGNIGKTKFSIGGNISNLDKPAPLFNISTQLNGNLDDFQSLTPEMKDVKLSGIITGNIALKGTMNDLSYFGDIHIREGLIDGIGLGRPISDFTVKGTMQNNAARISECHGRIGRSDFSLSGFVSNFKRPVVQINNRSNIIDLDELLPEKGTSASRAGKSKPGKPVPLTLQGTVVVKKLTGLDMEFTDVNVDFSYVDGVIDLKNCRAQAYDGQVNFDFYYNAYSPEPYRINSRMTSVQAQKVTKRFLGFDRVKGDLSGIANFNGNGLDQQAVQSNINGTGNLKITNGEFNNFEFMVKLLDWMGLKDQKVVKFNNLNTGFTIANGRASADDWTMSARVGDFLARGTIGLNGSVDMNIAVTLSKHYSDIVKRYHGDWLFFNDKDGRTIIDVIARGKMKAPTFTLDRSRIQERIKGNIKNEFDKKIKDFESDLKNILKGIK